In Saccharicrinis fermentans DSM 9555 = JCM 21142, a genomic segment contains:
- a CDS encoding AMP nucleosidase — protein MKTKKDIVDNWLPRYTGRKLKDFTPYILLTNFQHYVDLFAEWHNVPVVGENNNMPNASAEGVTIINFGMGSPNAATVMDLLSAIMPKAVLFLGKCGGLKRKNQLGDLIIPIAAIRNEGTSNDYLPAEVPALPAFSLQRAVSTTIRDKARDYWTGTVFTTNKRVWEYDDRFKRYLESTRAMAIDMETATIFTVGFANEIPAGALLLVSDQPMISTGIKTSASDKKVTVQFVEQHLQIGIDSLKEISSGGKSVKHLLFDN, from the coding sequence ATGAAGACAAAAAAAGACATTGTAGACAATTGGCTTCCTCGTTATACAGGACGCAAGCTTAAGGATTTCACCCCATATATCTTACTCACCAACTTTCAGCATTATGTTGATTTATTTGCGGAGTGGCACAACGTTCCGGTTGTGGGTGAAAACAACAACATGCCCAACGCCAGTGCCGAGGGAGTCACCATTATTAACTTTGGAATGGGTAGTCCCAATGCCGCCACCGTTATGGATCTTTTAAGCGCTATTATGCCCAAGGCAGTTCTCTTTTTAGGAAAATGTGGCGGGCTAAAAAGAAAAAATCAACTAGGAGATTTAATAATCCCCATCGCAGCCATCCGAAACGAAGGTACTTCCAACGACTATCTTCCAGCCGAAGTACCTGCATTACCCGCCTTTAGTTTACAAAGAGCCGTATCTACCACTATTCGCGACAAAGCGCGTGATTACTGGACTGGCACAGTATTTACCACCAACAAAAGAGTTTGGGAATATGATGACAGATTTAAACGATATCTGGAAAGTACAAGAGCCATGGCCATTGATATGGAGACTGCCACCATATTTACGGTAGGCTTCGCCAACGAAATTCCAGCGGGAGCATTATTGCTTGTATCGGACCAGCCGATGATTTCCACCGGAATAAAAACAAGTGCCAGCGACAAAAAAGTAACTGTTCAATTTGTAGAACAACACTTACAAATTGGCATTGACTCATTAAAGGAAATCAGTTCGGGAGGAAAATCAGTGAAGCACCTTTTGTTCGATAATTAA